The uncultured Dysgonomonas sp. genome contains the following window.
ATACCTTAAAACTATATTCTTCCATTGTATTAGGGCAGCCCGAATACGGCCTTCCATTGATAATAAACAAGCCATTCTCTACCTGCAGAGAATCTCCGGGCAGAGCGACGCAACGGCTGAGCAAAAGACTCCGCTTATCCAGCGGTTTATCTGTCTCCAGCGGATTATTGAAAAGCACGATATCGTGCCTGCCCATACTGCGTGCAAAAAACCTTTTGTACGGCGCTTGTAAAGCTGCGGAGTAAGACTGAATACCGAATACGTTATCGAAGGTGAACGGGATACTCAATAAGGTTACCGGCATACGGATGCCATAGGCTGTTTTATTAATGAGAATCTTATCTCCTTTCAGCAATGTCGTCTCCATTTGTGAAGAAGATACAGAGAATGATTCTAGGAAGAATGTACGTACCAATAAAACAATGAGCAAAGTAACAAGAATTACTTTGCCCAAATAAACGTATATATTTTTCTTTTTTGAAGACATTATTTCATTCCCCAATTTATAGCCGGGTTTTATTTTTTGTTCCCCGATGTAAATAATCTGTTCCAGCGAATCTTACCACTAAACCATCCTTTATCCTTATCCAGAGACAACCATATAAATAATGGTTTACCCACCACATGGTCTTCGGGAACAAATCCCCAGGCACGTGAATCGGCTGAATTGTCACGGTTATCACCCATCATAAAGTAATAGTCGTATTTGAATGTATAAGAATCGGCCTGCTGCCCGTTGATATACACTTTGCCGTCACGGTAGTCAAAATCATTATGTTCATAATTTTTGATGCAACGGATATAAGCCGCAACTTTGTAATCCACATCAGTATCAAATTTTATAGTTTCGCCGCGCTTAGGAATCCACAGTTTAGGAAAATCACCCGAATAGCAATCCTGAGTCCATGTAAGAGGATATACATAGTCGCCGATATTAGTATCACGCTTAATCCCCGCTTTTTTCTTAAATTCATTCATTGGGAATACAGCCAGCACAAAGGGTTTTTCCTTTATTTTACTTACCATTGCTTTTGTCAGAGGAATCTGATATGCTAGTCCGAAACCGCCATTATTATACTTAAATCCGAGACTGGCCAGCCTCAGGCTGTCTGCACCGTCTATCCCCATGGGGTTAAAAGAATATACCATCTTCTGCCCCATACTGTTGGTATACAAATAGTCATCCTCGCTGGCTCCTAATTCTTCCAATATCTTTGGAGCTATCTCAGTACCGTCTGTCTGGATAAAATACAATAGCTGCATATTTTCCGGGTTGGCAATCGGCTTATCATTTATGTGAACAATATCATTTATTAGTTCTATAGTTTCTCCGGGTAATCCGACACACCGCTTCACATAATTTTCCCGTCTGTCTACAGGTCTGTATACTATATCTCCATATGTCCTTTTATCTCTCCAGACTATATCTCGTCCAACCCTCTTAGCCAGCGTGTAATAATCTCCATTCTGATAATTAAGTGCTACCGTATCCCCGGACGGATAGTTGAACACAACTATATCGTTGCGCTCTATGTGCCCTATACCTGTAAACCGTTTATATTCCAACTGCGGTTTTTCCAGATACGACTTAAATCCGCCAACAGGAAATGTATGCTGCATCAATGGAAGTGAAAATGGAGTCATCGGAGAACGCGCACCGTAACTAACCTTACTTACACAGAGGAAGTCTCCGACTAAAAGTG
Protein-coding sequences here:
- a CDS encoding S26 family signal peptidase, which codes for MENNTKKDSTQQKRKPGVRQWIYAILACILCVLFVIWTGYWGVLILIPVFIDIYITKFIPWGAWRNAKNPHVRKVLDWVDAIVFALVGVWIINTFFFQNYQIPTSSLEKSLLVGDFLCVSKVSYGARSPMTPFSLPLMQHTFPVGGFKSYLEKPQLEYKRFTGIGHIERNDIVVFNYPSGDTVALNYQNGDYYTLAKRVGRDIVWRDKRTYGDIVYRPVDRRENYVKRCVGLPGETIELINDIVHINDKPIANPENMQLLYFIQTDGTEIAPKILEELGASEDDYLYTNSMGQKMVYSFNPMGIDGADSLRLASLGFKYNNGGFGLAYQIPLTKAMVSKIKEKPFVLAVFPMNEFKKKAGIKRDTNIGDYVYPLTWTQDCYSGDFPKLWIPKRGETIKFDTDVDYKVAAYIRCIKNYEHNDFDYRDGKVYINGQQADSYTFKYDYYFMMGDNRDNSADSRAWGFVPEDHVVGKPLFIWLSLDKDKGWFSGKIRWNRLFTSGNKK